The Zestosphaera sp. genome contains a region encoding:
- a CDS encoding YbjQ family protein produces MSDKEIIVTTLEFLPGYKIKKVLGIVSGSTVRARNLGRDIVAAFRNLAGGEIVEYTELLANSRNEALSRMIEKAKALGANAVLGVRFATSSIMSGAAEIVAYGTAVVVEPE; encoded by the coding sequence TTGAGTGATAAGGAGATTATCGTCACGACACTGGAGTTCCTTCCAGGCTATAAGATCAAGAAAGTTCTTGGGATAGTTAGCGGGAGTACTGTTAGAGCAAGGAATCTAGGGAGAGATATTGTTGCAGCATTCAGGAACTTAGCTGGCGGCGAGATAGTAGAATATACTGAGCTTTTAGCTAATTCAAGAAATGAAGCGCTGTCCAGGATGATTGAGAAAGCTAAAGCTCTCGGAGCTAATGCGGTCTTGGGAGTTAGGTTTGCTACCTCCTCAATAATGAGTGGTGCTGCAGAGATAGTTGCTTATGGAACTGCAGTAGTGGTAGAGCCTGAGTAA
- the truD gene encoding tRNA pseudouridine(13) synthase TruD, with product MIISKSSNYLDVLVGMLVFSRPELRLNERVKFSKKSDSFKVYEVGVDGIQARPLSIVNEDLVCIESEILRYVMCKEDMPTPDTVKIVSRVLGVRASYAGIKDAEGLTCQFITIKCRPGMELRKFYEFLDGKITLFFQGFTNSMLRRGHLEGNYFEVLLEDVSREDLKILEELRELHDKITFLNYYGYQRFGVRRPATHLVGKALLENDFEKALNLIVGNPFPTESQRVIEARKSYEKGDLREALRLFPRSFSVERSLIRGLLRGMNTRDVLNLIDEWLIRMYVEAYQSYLFNLALSKLVTQLGDVDTLARKCDVIPLPRPNLSLVDECTRESVKAVEEELKFIDARSKYVKYLSKSSREVVFTLRDFKYEEIGSKALLKFFLKPSTYATVFLRELLGSPPT from the coding sequence ATGATTATTTCGAAGTCTAGTAACTATCTAGATGTATTAGTAGGCATGCTAGTTTTTAGTAGGCCTGAGCTAAGACTAAACGAGAGAGTTAAGTTCTCGAAAAAGAGTGACTCGTTCAAAGTATATGAGGTGGGCGTTGACGGCATTCAAGCAAGACCCCTAAGCATAGTAAATGAAGACCTAGTTTGTATTGAATCCGAGATTCTAAGGTATGTCATGTGTAAAGAGGACATGCCAACGCCCGACACGGTAAAGATAGTTTCAAGAGTTTTAGGTGTTAGAGCTTCTTACGCAGGAATCAAAGATGCTGAAGGTCTTACGTGCCAGTTCATCACTATTAAGTGCCGTCCTGGCATGGAGCTCAGGAAATTTTATGAGTTTCTCGACGGCAAGATAACCCTATTTTTCCAAGGCTTTACCAACTCTATGTTGAGGAGGGGTCACCTAGAAGGTAATTATTTTGAGGTTTTACTAGAAGACGTGAGTAGAGAAGATCTGAAGATACTAGAGGAGTTGAGGGAGTTACATGATAAGATCACTTTCTTGAACTACTACGGCTACCAGAGATTTGGTGTTAGGAGACCTGCAACACACTTAGTCGGTAAAGCACTCCTCGAAAATGATTTCGAGAAAGCGCTGAACTTAATAGTGGGTAATCCGTTCCCTACAGAATCTCAGAGGGTTATTGAGGCTAGGAAGTCTTACGAAAAGGGCGACCTGAGAGAGGCTTTGAGACTCTTTCCGAGAAGCTTTAGCGTTGAGAGGTCTTTGATTAGAGGATTATTGAGGGGCATGAATACTCGGGATGTCTTGAATTTAATTGATGAGTGGCTTATAAGGATGTATGTTGAGGCTTACCAATCATACTTATTTAACTTAGCTTTAAGCAAGCTCGTTACCCAGTTAGGAGATGTTGACACGCTAGCACGTAAATGTGATGTGATCCCGTTGCCCAGACCTAACTTAAGTTTAGTTGACGAATGCACACGCGAGTCTGTTAAGGCTGTAGAAGAAGAGCTCAAGTTCATTGACGCTAGAAGCAAGTACGTTAAGTATTTAAGTAAGTCGAGTCGTGAAGTAGTCTTCACGCTACGGGACTTCAAATACGAAGAAATCGGTAGTAAGGCACTGCTCAAGTTCTTCTTGAAGCCCTCAACTTACGCTACAGTCTTTCTGCGCGAGTTACTCGGCTCTCCCCCTACGTGA
- the pth2 gene encoding peptidyl-tRNA hydrolase Pth2, producing MGYRYKQVVLVRTDINMSKGKLAVQVAHASVSALMEALKYKREWVEEWLEEGQKKVVLKVSNLRELMSFYEEARKFGLPASLITDAGLTELPEGTITAVGIGPAPEELVDKITGSLKLL from the coding sequence ATGGGCTACAGGTATAAGCAGGTAGTACTTGTTCGCACAGACATAAATATGAGTAAAGGTAAGTTAGCTGTTCAGGTAGCTCACGCTTCAGTGTCCGCACTTATGGAGGCACTAAAGTATAAGAGAGAGTGGGTTGAGGAATGGCTTGAAGAAGGACAGAAGAAAGTAGTTCTCAAAGTATCTAACTTGAGAGAGTTAATGAGTTTTTACGAGGAAGCTAGAAAGTTTGGTCTTCCGGCATCCCTCATAACTGACGCGGGATTGACTGAGCTTCCTGAAGGCACTATTACTGCAGTAGGTATAGGTCCTGCTCCTGAGGAGCTGGTAGATAAGATAACAGGGTCTCTTAAACTACTTTGA
- a CDS encoding TRAM domain-containing protein: MTKYRNYSDPYSVNVQRFSIYYDKNIKTKTPQIGDELIVKIVEVDEEGRGVGYYNDFKVIIPRAVLGEKVRVAVKKIDNKVLHASVIERFGVSRK; this comes from the coding sequence ATGACTAAATACAGAAATTATTCTGACCCATATTCAGTCAACGTCCAGCGCTTCAGCATATACTACGACAAAAACATTAAGACTAAGACGCCGCAGATAGGTGACGAGTTGATAGTTAAGATTGTTGAGGTCGACGAGGAAGGCAGGGGTGTCGGGTATTATAACGACTTTAAGGTCATTATACCTAGAGCGGTCTTAGGAGAGAAGGTAAGAGTAGCGGTAAAGAAAATAGATAATAAAGTACTCCATGCTTCAGTGATTGAGAGGTTTGGTGTCTCAAGGAAATAA
- a CDS encoding replication factor C small subunit, translating into MLAELLWTEKYRPKTLDEVVNQEEVVIRLKQFIKEKNTPHLLFAGPPGTGKTTVAHAFAHDLYGGDYRLYLLELNASDERGIDVIRTKVKEFARTKTPGNVPFKLILLDESDNMTADAQQALRRLMEMYVVATRFILIANYPSKIIEPIQSRCAIFRFVPLSREDVVGRLSWICEREGVKCNQDALNTIYDLSEGDMRKAINILQTAAALGEVSVSNVYKVVGLAHPKEIREMIKTALNGDFIKARSTLRSLMVTYGLSGIDIIKQIHREITSSDIDLPEEVKVELADYVGEIQFRLVEGADEEIQLDALLARLAVLGKKVVGVAPKRVSK; encoded by the coding sequence ATCCTGGCTGAACTGTTATGGACTGAGAAGTACAGACCTAAAACACTAGATGAGGTAGTAAATCAAGAAGAGGTTGTTATTAGGTTAAAGCAATTTATTAAAGAGAAGAATACGCCGCACCTACTCTTTGCAGGACCTCCGGGTACTGGGAAGACTACGGTAGCTCACGCCTTCGCTCACGACTTATACGGGGGTGACTACAGGCTCTACCTACTAGAGCTAAACGCCTCGGATGAGAGAGGAATTGACGTGATAAGAACTAAGGTTAAGGAGTTTGCTAGGACTAAAACACCGGGTAACGTGCCTTTTAAACTAATACTCCTGGATGAATCAGATAACATGACTGCTGACGCACAGCAAGCTCTTAGGAGGCTTATGGAGATGTATGTTGTTGCTACTAGATTCATTTTGATAGCCAACTACCCAAGCAAGATAATAGAGCCTATACAGTCTAGATGCGCTATCTTCAGGTTCGTTCCTTTGAGTAGAGAGGACGTCGTAGGCAGGCTTTCATGGATTTGCGAAAGAGAAGGTGTTAAGTGTAATCAGGACGCACTAAACACGATATACGACTTGAGCGAGGGTGATATGAGGAAAGCTATAAACATACTCCAAACTGCCGCCGCCTTAGGTGAGGTGAGTGTGTCAAACGTTTATAAGGTCGTTGGTCTGGCTCACCCGAAGGAGATTAGAGAAATGATTAAGACAGCATTAAACGGGGACTTCATTAAAGCTAGGAGCACGCTTAGGTCTCTGATGGTGACGTACGGGCTTTCAGGAATAGACATAATAAAGCAAATACATAGGGAGATAACATCCTCAGATATTGACTTGCCTGAGGAGGTGAAGGTAGAACTTGCTGACTACGTGGGAGAGATCCAGTTTAGGCTTGTTGAGGGTGCTGATGAGGAGATACAGCTTGACGCTCTCTTAGCTAGGCTAGCCGTCCTGGGAAAGAAAGTGGTGGGGGTAGCTCCTAAACGTGTCAGTAAGTAA
- a CDS encoding replication factor C large subunit — MSVSKVPWVIKYRPKKLSEFVNQGEAVEKIKTWIKGWLAGKPEKKAALFYGPPGSGKTSIVEALCREYGFQLVEMNASDYRREQDIERVAKLASVQRGLFAGRRIILLDEIDGLALAGGADAGAIEAILELIETTKNPVIMTANNPWDLAFRPLRDHSVMIEFKRLSKGDVLEVLRRICVAEKLSCDEKALDFIAEKSEGDLRSAINDLEAVAEGGGKITEEIAKQLLRARDRVLDPFEVVRKIFWSKYVWQAKLNATQTDLDPDTLMEWINENLPRQITDPEDLWRAYEALARADVYRGRIVRSGSWDLLAYAIELMTAGVALSPKNDPKAKFRWVKYQFPDRIRLMSQTKEVRALRDSIAGIIGEHIHASRAKVLKDVLPYIKIIFENNVEEAAKIAISLNLTDPMIKYLSQNKGDEIIARVRELRKAIRAEAKRAGSKREDAQKNNKKSEEVKKQQTKSGLDSFVKKTKL; from the coding sequence GTGTCAGTAAGTAAAGTTCCATGGGTAATAAAGTACCGGCCTAAAAAGCTAAGTGAGTTCGTTAATCAGGGAGAAGCAGTCGAGAAGATCAAGACGTGGATTAAAGGATGGCTTGCAGGAAAGCCTGAGAAGAAGGCTGCACTATTTTACGGGCCGCCAGGTTCTGGCAAGACATCAATAGTTGAAGCTCTGTGCAGGGAGTACGGCTTTCAACTTGTCGAGATGAACGCTAGCGACTATAGGAGAGAGCAGGATATTGAGAGAGTGGCTAAGCTGGCTAGCGTCCAGAGAGGCCTCTTCGCTGGGAGGAGAATCATACTATTAGACGAGATCGACGGCTTAGCACTCGCCGGAGGAGCTGATGCAGGAGCTATAGAAGCTATCTTAGAACTGATTGAAACTACTAAGAATCCCGTAATTATGACGGCCAATAATCCTTGGGACCTGGCTTTCAGACCCCTCAGAGACCATTCAGTTATGATAGAGTTTAAGAGACTCAGTAAAGGCGACGTGCTTGAAGTTCTTCGGAGGATATGTGTGGCTGAGAAGCTCTCGTGTGATGAGAAAGCACTGGATTTCATTGCGGAGAAATCTGAAGGAGATTTGAGGTCAGCTATAAACGACTTAGAAGCTGTTGCTGAGGGGGGTGGTAAAATTACTGAAGAGATCGCTAAGCAACTCCTCAGAGCTAGAGACAGGGTCTTAGATCCTTTTGAGGTTGTTCGAAAGATTTTCTGGTCTAAGTATGTTTGGCAAGCCAAACTCAACGCAACCCAGACAGACTTAGACCCCGACACTCTAATGGAGTGGATAAATGAGAACCTTCCTAGACAGATAACAGACCCTGAGGATTTATGGAGAGCTTACGAGGCTCTAGCAAGAGCTGACGTTTATAGGGGGCGCATCGTGAGGAGCGGGTCTTGGGATTTACTAGCTTACGCTATAGAGTTAATGACTGCAGGTGTTGCCTTATCTCCTAAGAATGACCCTAAGGCTAAGTTTAGGTGGGTTAAGTATCAATTCCCGGACAGAATAAGGTTAATGTCTCAAACTAAGGAAGTTAGAGCTTTAAGAGACAGTATAGCGGGCATTATAGGTGAGCACATACACGCTTCTAGAGCTAAGGTATTGAAAGACGTACTACCATATATCAAGATAATTTTTGAGAACAACGTTGAGGAAGCTGCCAAAATAGCTATTTCTCTAAACCTGACTGACCCGATGATTAAGTACCTCTCACAGAATAAGGGAGACGAGATAATCGCTAGAGTTAGGGAGTTAAGGAAAGCTATAAGAGCTGAAGCTAAGAGAGCAGGGTCAAAAAGAGAAGACGCCCAGAAAAACAATAAGAAGAGTGAGGAAGTCAAGAAGCAGCAGACTAAGAGTGGGTTAGACTCTTTCGTTAAGAAGACGAAGCTCTAG
- a CDS encoding ArsR family transcriptional regulator, producing the protein MSSRLEEILSSKARVKVLRVVLERGEVNINQIIRETKLNYKTVRKHVNYLVSVGLIEELRVGRLRLLRPNWLNPKVRRLEEFFNFF; encoded by the coding sequence ATGAGTTCTCGGTTAGAAGAGATACTTTCTAGTAAAGCCAGAGTTAAAGTACTGAGAGTCGTTCTGGAGAGAGGTGAGGTAAATATTAATCAGATAATCAGAGAGACTAAACTCAATTACAAGACTGTGCGCAAGCATGTTAACTACTTAGTTAGTGTAGGTCTTATTGAAGAGCTCAGGGTAGGTAGGCTAAGGCTCCTGAGACCTAACTGGCTCAACCCGAAGGTCAGAAGGCTTGAAGAGTTTTTCAATTTTTTCTAG